The following are encoded together in the Diabrotica undecimpunctata isolate CICGRU chromosome 7, icDiaUnde3, whole genome shotgun sequence genome:
- the LOC140446178 gene encoding dnaJ homolog subfamily B member 6-A-like isoform X2, with translation MSDYYKILKVSKNASTDEIKKAYKKLALKWHPDKNPDNKEEATKKFREISEAYEVLSDGKKRRTYDKYGTVNPERASTPSFGNLFDFEGDGFHFTFRDPEEVFREFFGSSIFDFFGEGFLSNRSKNRSGYNRSNNPSSSTEPRENFGTAFSSMESSFSSSGNSPNGSYTKKVSTSTKIVNGKKVTTTKVVENGQETVMKYENDVLRSKTINGVPQNIKHIEYKK, from the exons ATGTCAGATTATTACAAGATCTTAAAAGTTTCCAAAAATGCTTCTACCGACGAAATAAAGAAAGCATATAAGAAATTGGCTCTAAAGTGGCATCCTGATAAAAACCCGGATAATAAAGAAGAAGCAACTAAGAAATTTCGAGAGATTTCAGAAGCTTACGAGGTGTTGTCGGATGGTAAAAAAAGAAGAACTTATGATAAATATGGAACTGTAAATCCTGAAAGAGCATCAACGCCCAGTTTCGGGAACTTGTTTGATTTTGAAGGAGATGGTTTTCATTTTACGTTTAG GGATCCCGAAGAAGTTTTCCGTGAATTTTTTGGATCGAGTATTTTCGACTTTTTTGGCGAAGGCTTTTTATCTAATCGAAGCAAAAATAGATCGGGATATAATCGTAGTAATAACCCTAGCAGCAGTACTG AGCCAAGAGAAAATTTCGGGACGGCGTTCAGTTCTATGGAAAGTTCCTTTAGTTCATCTGG CAATTCACCAAATGGTTCCTACACGAAAAAAGTGTCAACATCGACAAAAATTGTAAATGGTAAGAAAGTGACAACCACAAAAGTAGTTGAAAACGGACAAGAGACAGTTATGAAGTATGAAAATGATGTTCTAAGATCAAAAACAATAAATGGTGTACCGCAGAATATAAAACATATCGAATATAAAAAATAG
- the LOC140446178 gene encoding dnaJ homolog subfamily B member 6-like isoform X1 gives MSDYYKILKVSKNASTDEIKKAYKKLALKWHPDKNPDNKEEATKKFREISEAYEVLSDGKKRRTYDKYGTVNPERASTPSFGNLFDFEGDGFHFTFRDPEEVFREFFGSSIFDFFGEGFLSNRSKNRSGYNRSNNPSSSTGMSIFSPMSGGFLDGFFSEPRENFGTAFSSMESSFSSSGNSPNGSYTKKVSTSTKIVNGKKVTTTKVVENGQETVMKYENDVLRSKTINGVPQNIKHIEYKK, from the exons ATGTCAGATTATTACAAGATCTTAAAAGTTTCCAAAAATGCTTCTACCGACGAAATAAAGAAAGCATATAAGAAATTGGCTCTAAAGTGGCATCCTGATAAAAACCCGGATAATAAAGAAGAAGCAACTAAGAAATTTCGAGAGATTTCAGAAGCTTACGAGGTGTTGTCGGATGGTAAAAAAAGAAGAACTTATGATAAATATGGAACTGTAAATCCTGAAAGAGCATCAACGCCCAGTTTCGGGAACTTGTTTGATTTTGAAGGAGATGGTTTTCATTTTACGTTTAG GGATCCCGAAGAAGTTTTCCGTGAATTTTTTGGATCGAGTATTTTCGACTTTTTTGGCGAAGGCTTTTTATCTAATCGAAGCAAAAATAGATCGGGATATAATCGTAGTAATAACCCTAGCAGCAGTACTGGTATGTCGATTTTTAGCCCCATGAGTGGTGGTTTTCTTGATGGATTTTTTTCAGAGCCAAGAGAAAATTTCGGGACGGCGTTCAGTTCTATGGAAAGTTCCTTTAGTTCATCTGG CAATTCACCAAATGGTTCCTACACGAAAAAAGTGTCAACATCGACAAAAATTGTAAATGGTAAGAAAGTGACAACCACAAAAGTAGTTGAAAACGGACAAGAGACAGTTATGAAGTATGAAAATGATGTTCTAAGATCAAAAACAATAAATGGTGTACCGCAGAATATAAAACATATCGAATATAAAAAATAG